A genome region from Neptunomonas japonica JAMM 1380 includes the following:
- the ndk gene encoding nucleoside-diphosphate kinase: protein MAIERTLSIIKPDAVAKNVIGQIESRFENAGLKIVEMQLKQLSKEEAEGFYAEHKERPFFGDLVSFMISGPVVVQALEGENAILTNRDLMGATNPKEAAAGTIRADFAESIDANAVHGSDSAASAAREIAYFFGK, encoded by the coding sequence ATGGCTATCGAACGCACACTATCAATTATCAAGCCTGATGCCGTGGCTAAAAATGTAATTGGTCAAATTGAATCTCGTTTTGAAAATGCGGGTCTTAAAATTGTAGAAATGCAGCTTAAGCAATTAAGCAAAGAAGAAGCGGAAGGTTTTTATGCTGAGCATAAAGAACGCCCTTTCTTTGGTGACTTGGTTAGCTTCATGATTTCTGGTCCTGTTGTTGTTCAGGCGCTGGAAGGTGAAAATGCAATTTTGACAAATCGTGATCTGATGGGTGCTACTAATCCTAAAGAAGCAGCTGCAGGAACTATTCGTGCTGATTTCGCTGAGTCTATCGATGCGAATGCTGTACACGGTTCTGATTCTGCTGCTTCTGCAGCACGCGAAATTGCTTACTTCTTCGGTAAGTAA
- the iscX gene encoding Fe-S cluster assembly protein IscX, which translates to MSLKWVDVLDIAIELVEKHSDVDPLKISFPDLYQKVMDLDEFDDDPDRCGEKILEAIQMAWIEEQD; encoded by the coding sequence ATGAGTCTTAAGTGGGTTGATGTACTCGACATTGCAATTGAGTTGGTAGAAAAGCATTCAGATGTTGATCCGTTGAAAATTAGTTTTCCGGATCTTTACCAAAAAGTTATGGATCTTGATGAGTTTGATGATGATCCTGATCGCTGCGGAGAGAAAATCCTAGAGGCGATACAGATGGCCTGGATAGAAGAACAGGACTAA
- a CDS encoding RodZ domain-containing protein, whose product MSSVPDESIVESGIQLPGESLLVARESQGCSQQAIADELHLPVRYIQWIEESAYEKLPSLVFARGYIRAYAKIVGIDGTALIEMFDQAEGGAAKKDPIRSVSKVQQQVKLGDPVMRWSGWLFLLMIVAAVGWWWKTQYSLAPVDGLAPVVSVVTETTGDNTLKLPTLDDAVASEELDAVAQTVEEQVGVEEPVNLSAADISKLQSELDSGVAVSPEISVVATTVEIVEAVEKLPLESAVALPLALDKLQMTFTADCWLTVKDADGKTIFNNLRKKGQSLKLSGKEPLRVLIGRVSAIDQVIYNKAVIDLKPFSSKNVAKFTLPLN is encoded by the coding sequence GTGAGTAGTGTCCCAGATGAAAGTATAGTAGAAAGCGGTATTCAGCTTCCTGGTGAGAGTTTACTGGTAGCGAGAGAATCGCAAGGATGCAGTCAGCAAGCAATAGCTGATGAGCTGCACTTACCGGTACGTTATATACAGTGGATTGAAGAAAGTGCGTATGAAAAACTTCCGAGTCTTGTTTTTGCTCGAGGGTATATTCGTGCTTATGCCAAAATTGTTGGCATCGACGGAACAGCATTGATTGAAATGTTTGATCAGGCAGAGGGTGGTGCTGCCAAAAAAGATCCTATTCGCTCGGTATCTAAGGTTCAGCAGCAAGTTAAGCTGGGTGATCCGGTCATGCGCTGGTCTGGTTGGCTATTTTTATTGATGATTGTGGCTGCTGTTGGTTGGTGGTGGAAAACTCAATATAGTTTGGCGCCCGTTGATGGATTGGCTCCTGTTGTTTCGGTTGTAACAGAAACAACAGGCGATAATACGCTGAAACTGCCCACATTAGACGATGCTGTTGCTTCAGAAGAGTTGGATGCTGTTGCTCAAACAGTTGAGGAGCAGGTTGGTGTTGAAGAGCCAGTGAACTTATCGGCAGCTGATATCTCAAAACTGCAAAGTGAGCTTGACTCGGGCGTTGCTGTATCGCCTGAAATTAGTGTTGTGGCAACGACTGTAGAGATTGTGGAGGCTGTAGAAAAATTGCCTTTAGAAAGTGCTGTTGCATTGCCGCTTGCTCTTGATAAATTGCAGATGACTTTTACAGCGGACTGTTGGCTTACTGTAAAAGATGCTGATGGTAAGACTATATTTAACAATTTGCGCAAAAAAGGGCAGTCTTTAAAGCTATCAGGCAAAGAGCCTTTAAGAGTGTTGATTGGCCGAGTGTCTGCTATCGATCAGGTGATTTACAATAAGGCTGTTATTGATCTGAAGCCTTTTAGTAGTAAGAATGTAGCGAAGTTTACGCTGCCATTGAATTAA
- the hscB gene encoding Fe-S protein assembly co-chaperone HscB yields the protein MDIQQNYFAFLGLPESYDIDLKALAARSHELQKTLHPDRFAHLSEREKRLSVQYTAYLNEAVTTLKLPLGRAQYLLHLQGIDTISEASVQLEPAFLFEQMALRDDLEDIKVMSSPEAALDKFMDGVAQQLSEYQRAFAECYAVGDSESLERAAAVVRKMQFMVKLQKEIELVESELD from the coding sequence ATGGATATCCAACAAAATTATTTTGCTTTCCTTGGCTTGCCAGAAAGTTATGATATTGATCTTAAAGCACTTGCAGCGCGCTCTCATGAGCTGCAAAAAACACTACACCCAGATCGCTTTGCTCATCTATCTGAGCGTGAAAAGAGGTTGTCGGTTCAATATACGGCTTACCTGAATGAGGCGGTCACTACGCTAAAGTTACCGCTGGGGCGTGCACAATATCTGTTGCATTTACAGGGTATTGATACAATTAGCGAGGCTTCTGTCCAGCTAGAGCCCGCTTTTTTGTTTGAACAAATGGCGCTTAGAGATGATCTAGAAGACATTAAAGTAATGTCATCGCCTGAAGCTGCACTTGATAAGTTTATGGATGGTGTAGCTCAGCAGTTGTCTGAATATCAAAGGGCATTTGCTGAATGTTATGCTGTAGGCGATTCAGAGTCGCTCGAGCGAGCGGCGGCCGTCGTTCGTAAAATGCAGTTCATGGTTAAATTGCAGAAAGAGATCGAGCTGGTTGAAAGTGAGCTCGATTAA
- the pilW gene encoding type IV pilus biogenesis/stability protein PilW: MKKARVLVAVLIGALLSGCTGLQSESVAINKNTVSSEGALQAYTTLGLQYLQSGDSVNAKSAVQKALDINSDYAPSYNALGLIFQVEDEIALAEQYYKKAISLKPDSAMFHNNYGAFLFSEQRYQEACVELSKATEDPFYNNRPQTFENLGRCYLKIGRTDVAIHSFERSLKTGGIRPLALVELADLYLMNQNIPNAEKYYSQFTGLINAKKVNHSAKSLWVGIRLARENAKVSLATTYTLLLKNLYPESDEYKKYKESAR, from the coding sequence GTGAAGAAAGCTCGTGTGTTGGTGGCTGTGCTTATAGGGGCGCTGCTATCGGGGTGTACGGGGCTACAGTCAGAATCTGTTGCTATTAATAAAAATACTGTTTCGTCTGAAGGGGCATTGCAGGCTTATACAACGCTGGGTTTGCAGTATCTTCAATCTGGCGATTCTGTTAATGCAAAGTCTGCGGTACAAAAAGCGCTGGATATTAATTCGGATTACGCACCTTCATACAATGCCTTGGGTTTGATTTTTCAGGTGGAAGATGAGATTGCTCTGGCCGAGCAATATTATAAGAAAGCAATTTCTTTAAAACCTGATAGTGCAATGTTTCATAATAACTATGGTGCATTCTTGTTTTCTGAACAGCGCTATCAAGAAGCATGTGTTGAATTATCTAAAGCGACAGAAGACCCTTTTTATAATAATCGACCGCAAACGTTTGAAAATTTAGGTCGTTGTTATTTGAAAATTGGACGAACGGATGTTGCCATTCATTCATTTGAAAGATCTCTTAAAACTGGTGGTATACGACCATTGGCATTGGTTGAGTTGGCAGATCTTTATTTAATGAACCAAAATATCCCTAATGCAGAGAAATATTACTCGCAGTTTACGGGCCTTATTAACGCTAAGAAAGTAAATCACTCTGCGAAAAGTTTGTGGGTTGGGATTCGATTGGCACGGGAAAACGCTAAGGTATCCTTGGCAACAACTTATACTCTTTTGTTGAAGAATCTTTATCCAGAATCTGACGAATATAAAAAATATAAGGAGTCAGCTAGGTGA
- the rlmN gene encoding 23S rRNA (adenine(2503)-C(2))-methyltransferase RlmN: MTESIPKTNLLGMSPEKLEAFFAELGEKRFRATQVLKWMHQLGAETFDDMTNISKSLRVKLNQVAEIREPEVVMHDVSKDGTRKWVIRVDGGSCVESVLIPEGDRATLCISSQVGCALDCSFCSTGKQGFNRNLTASEIIGQVRIAIKSFGPMDPAQPRRVTNVVFMGMGEPLMNFDNVVSAIKLMMEDNAYGLSKRRVTLSTAGMVPGIDKLIEETDVSLAISLHAPNDELRNQLVPINKRYPIEELFAACNRYLERLNDRRVITVEYTLMAGINDQPVHARELGRLLKRLPCKLNLIPFNPFPNSGYDRPSEDAIAAFKQVMLKAGIMTTVRRTRGAEIDAACGQLVGQVEDRTRRSQKYIPIVQESTV, translated from the coding sequence ATGACTGAATCCATTCCCAAAACTAATCTATTAGGGATGTCTCCTGAAAAGCTGGAAGCTTTCTTCGCTGAACTGGGTGAAAAACGTTTTCGTGCAACTCAGGTACTAAAATGGATGCATCAGCTTGGCGCTGAAACTTTTGATGATATGACAAATATCAGTAAATCGTTACGCGTGAAACTGAATCAGGTTGCCGAAATTCGTGAACCCGAAGTTGTTATGCATGATGTATCTAAGGATGGCACGCGCAAGTGGGTTATTCGCGTTGATGGTGGTTCTTGTGTTGAGAGTGTCTTGATTCCTGAAGGGGATAGAGCAACATTGTGTATCTCATCGCAGGTCGGCTGTGCTCTTGATTGTAGCTTCTGTTCGACGGGTAAACAGGGGTTTAATCGGAACCTGACTGCATCCGAAATCATCGGGCAAGTACGTATTGCTATTAAGTCTTTTGGTCCTATGGATCCAGCTCAGCCTAGGCGTGTGACGAACGTTGTGTTTATGGGTATGGGTGAGCCGTTGATGAATTTTGATAATGTTGTCAGCGCTATTAAATTAATGATGGAAGATAATGCTTACGGTCTGTCTAAGCGCCGAGTGACATTAAGTACGGCGGGTATGGTGCCGGGTATTGATAAGTTAATAGAAGAAACTGATGTCTCTTTGGCGATATCTTTGCATGCGCCTAATGATGAATTGAGAAATCAGTTGGTGCCTATCAATAAGCGCTATCCAATTGAAGAGTTATTTGCTGCGTGTAACCGCTATCTTGAAAGACTGAATGATAGGCGGGTGATAACAGTAGAATACACATTAATGGCTGGTATTAATGATCAGCCAGTCCATGCAAGAGAGTTGGGGCGTTTACTTAAGCGCTTGCCTTGTAAGTTAAATCTGATACCTTTTAATCCGTTCCCTAATTCAGGGTACGATAGACCTTCGGAAGACGCTATTGCGGCATTTAAACAAGTAATGCTAAAAGCGGGTATTATGACCACAGTTCGGCGTACGCGAGGTGCTGAAATTGATGCGGCGTGCGGGCAGCTAGTAGGTCAGGTTGAAGACAGAACACGCCGTAGCCAAAAATATATACCGATTGTTCAAGAAAGTACTGTTTAG
- the hisS gene encoding histidine--tRNA ligase: MNDILPGATPIWQYLERQVKAVLSSYGYDEIRMPIVEQTELFKRSIGEVTDIVEKEMYTFDDRNGESLTLRPEGTAGCVRAGEEHGLLFNQTQRLWYQGAMFRYEKPQKGRYRQFHQIGVETFGMSSADIDAEVIMLSARLWENLGILDAVTLQLNSLGSNESRQQYKEDLVTYLNKYVEQLDEDSQRRLKSNPLRILDSKSESTQLILQDAPVLSDYLDDDSKAHFSRLTELLDQAGIKYEINTRLVRGLDYYCKTVFEWVTDKLGAQGTVCAGGRYDGLVQQLGGKATPAVGFAMGVERLVLLLETLDAVPESEKNSFDLYIAAQSKEVQGDVIRCAEMLRDGISDLRIRTHCAGLKNINNKARQTGARLILLIQQSESGVVGVLWNGTESSAQIPLKELPAVVAQQWAIVKQG, from the coding sequence ATGAACGATATTCTTCCAGGTGCAACGCCTATTTGGCAGTATTTGGAACGCCAGGTTAAAGCCGTTTTATCCAGCTATGGATATGATGAGATACGTATGCCTATTGTTGAGCAAACGGAGCTCTTTAAGCGCTCGATTGGTGAAGTAACCGATATTGTAGAAAAAGAGATGTACACTTTTGATGATCGTAATGGTGAAAGTTTAACCTTGCGTCCAGAGGGAACCGCAGGGTGTGTGCGTGCAGGTGAAGAGCATGGGTTGTTATTTAATCAAACTCAGCGCTTATGGTACCAAGGTGCAATGTTTCGCTATGAGAAACCTCAAAAAGGCCGCTATCGCCAATTCCATCAAATAGGCGTTGAAACATTTGGAATGTCTTCGGCAGATATCGATGCTGAAGTTATTATGTTGAGTGCTCGCTTATGGGAAAATCTAGGAATTCTAGACGCTGTTACTCTACAGCTGAACTCTCTCGGTAGTAATGAAAGCCGGCAGCAATATAAAGAAGATCTTGTTACTTACTTGAATAAGTATGTTGAACAACTTGATGAGGATAGCCAACGCCGACTTAAGAGTAACCCTTTGCGGATTCTTGATAGTAAGAGCGAGTCTACACAATTGATTTTGCAGGATGCCCCGGTGTTGTCTGATTATCTAGACGATGACTCAAAGGCGCATTTTTCACGTCTAACTGAGTTGTTAGATCAAGCCGGTATAAAGTATGAAATAAATACTCGTCTTGTACGTGGTTTAGATTATTACTGTAAAACGGTCTTTGAGTGGGTGACTGATAAGCTAGGTGCGCAAGGAACTGTTTGTGCTGGCGGTCGCTACGATGGTTTGGTGCAGCAGTTGGGTGGTAAGGCGACACCTGCTGTTGGCTTTGCAATGGGAGTGGAGAGGTTGGTTCTGTTGCTGGAAACGTTAGATGCGGTTCCTGAATCAGAAAAAAATTCGTTTGATTTATATATCGCAGCGCAATCAAAAGAAGTGCAAGGCGATGTCATTCGCTGCGCTGAAATGCTGCGTGATGGTATTTCTGATCTGCGTATTAGAACGCATTGTGCGGGTCTGAAAAATATAAATAATAAAGCCCGACAAACCGGTGCTCGATTAATTTTGTTGATACAGCAGAGTGAGTCTGGTGTTGTTGGTGTGTTGTGGAATGGGACAGAGTCTAGTGCTCAAATTCCTTTAAAAGAATTACCAGCGGTAGTGGCTCAGCAGTGGGCAATTGTTAAGCAGGGCTAA
- the hscA gene encoding Fe-S protein assembly chaperone HscA codes for MALLQIAEPGQSSLPHQHRLAVGIDLGTTNSLVASVRSGESTTLPDHDGGHLLPSVVRYLESGEVVVGSSAREFASSDAYNTVVSVKRLMGRGIKDVAAFGEVLPYEFEEDQGGMPFIKTVAGSKSPVEVSADILRVLVQRAEETLQGELTGAVITVPAYFDDAQRQATKDAATLANIKVLRLLSEPTAAAVAYGLDQKDEGVILVYDLGGGTFDVSVLRLNKGVFEVLATGGDSALGGDDLDRALAEWLAIQADVTMTMTASLSRQLMEQAREAKEQLTLNEQAWVNLQIAGKEVSVTISRAQFEELISKLVDKTVRACKRVVRDAGIALDDVNDIVMVGGSTRVPLVRERVASLFGRPLHVDIDPDRVVAIGAAIQADVLAGNKPDSEMLLLDVIPLSLGLETMGGLVEKVIHRNTAIPVARAQEFTTYQDGQTAMAVHILQGERELVEDCRSLARFVLQGIPPMVAGAAKIRVTFQVDADGLLSVEAKELSTGVESSIQVKPSYGLSDTQIADMLKASYSSAEEDKQKRLLREQKVDADRLISALEQAIQIDGQALLTEDERKSLEAEILVLKDVRDGSDAREIELGVEHLAKASDEFASRRMDLNIQRALQGHSIQEIEEIT; via the coding sequence ATGGCACTATTACAAATAGCCGAGCCTGGCCAGAGTTCTTTGCCGCATCAGCATCGATTGGCTGTCGGTATAGATTTGGGCACGACAAATTCATTAGTCGCTTCTGTGCGTAGCGGCGAGTCTACAACATTGCCTGATCATGACGGTGGGCACCTCTTGCCTTCTGTTGTTCGTTACTTGGAGTCTGGTGAGGTCGTCGTTGGTTCTAGTGCAAGAGAGTTTGCATCCTCAGACGCTTACAACACAGTAGTATCAGTAAAACGGTTGATGGGGCGTGGAATCAAAGACGTCGCTGCCTTTGGTGAAGTGCTTCCTTACGAGTTTGAAGAAGATCAGGGTGGAATGCCGTTTATTAAAACGGTGGCTGGGTCTAAAAGTCCTGTTGAAGTATCTGCAGATATTCTGCGAGTGTTGGTTCAGCGTGCGGAAGAGACGCTTCAGGGTGAATTGACAGGTGCCGTGATTACTGTGCCGGCCTATTTTGATGATGCTCAGCGTCAAGCAACAAAAGATGCGGCAACCTTAGCCAATATTAAAGTGCTGCGCTTGTTAAGTGAGCCTACAGCTGCTGCTGTTGCTTACGGGCTTGACCAAAAAGATGAAGGTGTCATTCTTGTTTATGATTTAGGTGGTGGCACCTTTGATGTATCTGTTCTTCGCTTAAATAAAGGTGTTTTCGAAGTGTTAGCTACTGGAGGCGATAGTGCTTTGGGTGGCGATGATTTGGATAGGGCTTTAGCTGAGTGGCTAGCGATTCAAGCAGATGTAACCATGACTATGACAGCGAGCCTTTCCCGCCAACTTATGGAACAAGCGCGTGAGGCTAAAGAGCAGCTTACGTTAAATGAGCAGGCTTGGGTGAATTTGCAAATTGCTGGAAAAGAAGTCTCTGTGACCATTTCTAGGGCACAGTTTGAGGAGTTGATTTCCAAGCTTGTAGATAAAACAGTGCGCGCTTGTAAGCGTGTAGTAAGAGATGCGGGTATCGCTTTAGATGATGTGAATGACATTGTCATGGTGGGTGGTTCAACCCGAGTGCCTTTGGTGCGTGAACGTGTAGCCTCATTGTTTGGGCGTCCACTACATGTTGATATCGATCCTGATAGGGTGGTTGCCATTGGTGCAGCGATTCAAGCCGATGTTTTGGCAGGTAATAAGCCCGATTCAGAAATGCTGCTGTTAGATGTTATACCGCTTTCACTTGGTTTGGAAACCATGGGTGGTCTTGTTGAAAAAGTGATTCATCGAAATACGGCGATTCCCGTTGCAAGAGCTCAAGAATTTACGACCTACCAAGATGGTCAAACCGCCATGGCTGTTCATATTTTGCAGGGTGAGCGTGAATTGGTTGAAGACTGTCGCTCGCTTGCGCGTTTTGTGTTGCAGGGTATTCCGCCTATGGTGGCTGGTGCTGCTAAAATTAGGGTGACGTTTCAGGTGGATGCTGATGGTCTGTTAAGTGTTGAGGCTAAAGAACTATCTACGGGTGTTGAAAGTAGTATTCAGGTTAAGCCTTCATATGGCTTAAGCGATACACAGATTGCTGACATGTTAAAAGCGTCTTACTCTTCCGCTGAAGAAGATAAGCAAAAGCGTTTGTTGCGTGAGCAAAAAGTAGATGCGGATAGATTGATATCTGCACTTGAGCAAGCGATCCAAATAGATGGGCAAGCTTTGTTGACGGAAGATGAGCGTAAAAGCCTAGAGGCTGAAATTCTTGTCTTAAAAGATGTGCGCGATGGTTCGGACGCACGCGAGATTGAACTAGGTGTTGAGCATTTAGCTAAAGCGAGTGATGAATTTGCATCACGCAGAATGGATTTGAATATTCAGCGTGCATTGCAGGGGCATAGTATTCAAGAAATTGAGGAGATTACATAA
- a CDS encoding YfgM family protein: MRTEEEQVEALKGWWKENGKSLLFMIALSLSAVFAWKTWQQKQLTDAENASITYQNLLDAVSGAVRSQDEGQIATSQHLAQQLKADYEKTEYARFAALLVAKVAVDQKDYSKALGELEWVLVHEPGPEMRNITLLRKARIYQAMGEFEKGLDTIKGLSSKEFSGSVYELKGDLLLASGKSSGARDAYQQALKASENAGSNPLLNMKLEDLAVSEEG, from the coding sequence ATGCGAACAGAAGAAGAGCAAGTAGAAGCGCTAAAAGGGTGGTGGAAAGAAAACGGTAAGTCGCTTCTGTTCATGATTGCTCTTTCTTTGAGTGCTGTTTTTGCTTGGAAAACATGGCAGCAAAAGCAGCTTACTGATGCTGAGAATGCTTCTATAACATATCAGAATCTTTTAGATGCTGTTTCTGGGGCGGTTCGCTCTCAAGATGAGGGGCAAATTGCTACTAGCCAGCATCTTGCTCAGCAACTCAAAGCCGATTATGAAAAAACGGAGTATGCGAGATTTGCTGCTTTATTAGTTGCCAAAGTCGCTGTTGATCAAAAAGATTACTCGAAAGCGCTTGGTGAACTTGAATGGGTTTTGGTACATGAGCCAGGTCCAGAAATGCGTAATATTACATTGTTGCGTAAAGCACGAATTTATCAAGCAATGGGTGAGTTCGAAAAGGGATTGGACACAATCAAAGGGCTAAGTTCCAAAGAGTTTAGCGGTAGTGTTTATGAGCTTAAAGGAGACTTATTGCTTGCTAGTGGGAAAAGTTCTGGCGCACGTGATGCTTATCAGCAAGCACTGAAAGCATCAGAAAATGCTGGGAGCAATCCTTTGCTTAATATGAAACTTGAAGATTTAGCTGTGTCTGAAGAGGGATAA
- the iscA gene encoding iron-sulfur cluster assembly protein IscA, protein MAITMTAAAIKHVAGYLEKRGGGFGIRVGVRTSGCSGMAYVLEFVDHQDSDDQVFEMDAGVNIVIDPKSLAYLDGTELDFVKEGLNEGFAFNNPNVRSECGCGESFNV, encoded by the coding sequence ATGGCAATTACAATGACAGCAGCGGCAATTAAACATGTAGCTGGCTACCTAGAAAAACGTGGTGGCGGTTTTGGTATTCGTGTTGGTGTGAGAACATCAGGATGCTCAGGTATGGCTTATGTGCTTGAGTTCGTTGATCATCAGGATTCTGACGACCAGGTTTTTGAAATGGATGCTGGCGTTAATATTGTTATTGATCCAAAAAGCTTAGCCTATCTTGATGGTACTGAGCTTGATTTCGTTAAAGAGGGCCTGAACGAAGGCTTTGCATTTAATAACCCCAATGTTCGTAGTGAATGTGGCTGCGGTGAAAGTTTTAACGTCTAG
- the fdx gene encoding ISC system 2Fe-2S type ferredoxin, which produces MPQIIFLPHEDLCPDGKVIDVDPGVTVCDAALANGIEIEHACEKSCACTTCHVLIREGFGSLEESDELEDDMLDKAWGLEPESRLSCQASVGDKDLVVEIPRYTINQVSERH; this is translated from the coding sequence GTGCCGCAAATAATTTTTCTACCCCATGAAGATTTGTGTCCCGATGGTAAAGTTATTGATGTAGATCCAGGTGTGACGGTTTGTGATGCGGCATTAGCTAATGGTATTGAGATTGAGCATGCGTGCGAAAAATCTTGTGCTTGTACGACATGTCATGTCTTGATTAGGGAGGGTTTTGGCTCTCTTGAAGAATCTGATGAGCTTGAAGACGATATGCTTGATAAGGCTTGGGGGCTGGAGCCGGAATCACGCTTGAGTTGCCAGGCAAGTGTCGGAGATAAAGATTTAGTGGTGGAGATTCCTCGTTATACAATTAATCAGGTATCTGAGCGTCATTAA
- the iscU gene encoding Fe-S cluster assembly scaffold IscU — translation MAYSEEVLEHYENPRNVGKMDDSDSHVGTGMVGAPACGDVMRLQIKVNDEGVIEDAKFKTYGCGSAIASSSLVTEWVKGMTLEQAAELKNTQIADQLALPPVKIHCSVLAEDAIKAAVEDYKKKQSV, via the coding sequence ATGGCTTATAGTGAAGAAGTACTCGAACATTACGAGAATCCGCGTAACGTCGGTAAAATGGATGACAGCGATAGTCATGTAGGTACAGGTATGGTGGGTGCACCTGCTTGTGGTGATGTGATGCGTTTGCAAATCAAAGTGAATGATGAAGGCGTTATCGAAGATGCTAAATTCAAGACTTATGGTTGTGGGTCTGCAATTGCTTCCAGCTCGCTTGTTACTGAGTGGGTTAAGGGGATGACTCTTGAGCAAGCAGCTGAGCTGAAGAATACGCAAATTGCAGATCAGCTAGCTCTGCCTCCTGTGAAAATTCACTGCTCAGTATTGGCTGAAGATGCCATTAAAGCGGCAGTTGAGGACTATAAGAAAAAACAGTCTGTTTAA
- the bamB gene encoding outer membrane protein assembly factor BamB yields MFRRIAFVSLVSLALSGCGLWGGSDEVEPNKLVDFAAEKKVVVRWSADIGGDLGDKFHQLVPAISGDYIYASSAEGDISSFNVETGARQWFVDLDVPLLAGIGAGGDKLVVVTESAEVICLHAKTGAELWRKQLSAEVVAEPQLNKKLVVVQLINGKIVALDALEGSESWTYDSLAPRLTLRGTSSPLVASDVTLAGLDNGKFIALDNETGAVLWEQTISLAQGRSELERMTDIDGRPLLFENVVYIPGFQGNVVAINPFNAQTLWAKKMSSYHSLAAGFGNIYVSESGDHVQALDARSAASVWKQDQLENRQITAPAVIGNAVAVGDVEGYVHFISQIDGHFVARYDTGSRLVGDMKVKGDTLYALTDAGRLLALILN; encoded by the coding sequence ATGTTTCGTCGGATAGCTTTTGTGTCATTGGTTTCTCTTGCTTTGTCTGGTTGTGGCTTGTGGGGTGGTTCGGATGAAGTTGAGCCAAATAAGCTCGTAGACTTTGCTGCAGAAAAGAAGGTTGTTGTGCGCTGGTCTGCAGATATTGGTGGAGACTTGGGTGATAAGTTTCATCAATTAGTTCCGGCGATTAGCGGTGATTATATTTATGCTTCTTCAGCTGAAGGGGATATATCTTCTTTTAATGTAGAAACCGGAGCGCGACAGTGGTTTGTGGATCTGGATGTGCCCTTGCTTGCGGGTATTGGTGCTGGCGGTGATAAACTTGTTGTTGTAACTGAATCGGCTGAAGTAATTTGTTTGCATGCAAAAACGGGTGCTGAGTTGTGGCGAAAGCAGCTTTCAGCTGAAGTTGTTGCAGAGCCTCAGCTTAATAAAAAACTCGTTGTTGTGCAGTTGATTAACGGAAAGATCGTTGCTCTTGATGCATTAGAGGGAAGTGAAAGTTGGACTTACGATAGTCTTGCTCCACGTTTGACGCTGCGCGGCACTAGCTCTCCTTTGGTTGCATCAGATGTGACATTGGCTGGATTAGATAACGGTAAATTTATTGCCCTAGATAATGAAACGGGTGCGGTACTGTGGGAGCAAACCATTTCTTTAGCGCAGGGGCGTTCTGAACTAGAGAGAATGACCGATATCGATGGTCGTCCATTGTTGTTTGAAAATGTTGTTTATATCCCGGGTTTTCAAGGTAATGTCGTTGCTATTAACCCTTTTAATGCACAAACATTATGGGCTAAAAAGATGTCGAGCTACCATAGTCTTGCTGCGGGGTTTGGCAATATTTATGTGAGTGAGTCGGGCGACCATGTTCAAGCGCTTGATGCACGTAGTGCTGCGAGTGTATGGAAGCAAGATCAGTTAGAAAACCGTCAGATTACAGCGCCTGCTGTTATTGGGAATGCAGTGGCGGTAGGTGATGTTGAGGGATACGTACATTTTATCTCTCAAATCGATGGTCATTTTGTTGCGCGTTACGATACTGGCTCTCGTTTAGTGGGTGATATGAAGGTCAAAGGAGATACGCTTTATGCACTCACAGATGCGGGTCGTTTGTTAGCGCTGATACTGAATTGA